The Carassius auratus strain Wakin chromosome 7, ASM336829v1, whole genome shotgun sequence genome contains the following window.
CATAGTGAGTAGACACACAcaattcacacacagacacacacatacacagccaCTCTTTAATTTGTGCTTTTCTTCTGCAGCTTAAAATGTTTGACCTGAATGGTGATGGGAAACTGGGATTGTCTGAGATGGCTAGGTGAGAAGGCCTCTGAGTGAGTTGAAGTGAATGCATACTAATACAAtactttattaaatgttatattttgtgtCTTTAGACTGCTTCCTGTGCAGGAGAATTTTCTGCTCAAGTTTCAGGTAAGATCAAGCAGTGTTAGATTCAATTCCTCTGTATTGCCATTGTGCAGAGTACAAgtaaagtattcttgtagctcaGAACAGAAGAGAGCGAGAATAAAATCATGGGTTTGATGCAGGgaatttataaactgattatggATATCATTCCCAGGgaatgcaaagttttttttttctttattggttGTGTAAATGTAAGTATAGAGGTAATGAAAAACAAGAGTGcaaatactaatattaaaaatTTATCATTGAGGAACAAATGCCAGTAGACTGTAAATCAATGTAGCACAAAAGACATGGTGTAGACATGGTGTACAGTATATAGACAGAATGTGCTTTAGATGAATACTGTGTAAAACAGAgttcacctttatttttttagtgctttatacaaaatacattgttTGCAAATTGGTTGGTTCAGTTTAGTTCAATAACTATAAAAAGGTAAATCATTATGAAACTATTTCAGTTGAGCTGTAAGCAACtcatgtttttattcagtttgagtcagttcaatgttgattcggTTCAGTTCAATAATAGAGTAAATGCTGTGAAATTCATGAGTTATGAACAAATTGAATTCAACTATAAAAAATAGTGtcattcagttcaattcagtttATGTATTGAAAACTGTGATGTACTGGAAGCTGGCAATTGTTTGCAGTAAAAGTAGAATCGCAGTAGTTAGAGTCAGAGCTAAAGAAAATAGATTAGATTTTCAATATGgcaataatttctgtttttagagCAGCAGATCATATGCATGTTTTGTGCTAAAATCATGTAGAAATCACAGAATGTGTATTTGGGTACAtaggtttatttgtgtgtgtgtgtgtgtttgtactgtatgtgtgtttataggtTTTGTCTGTGTCTGAACTTGACGGCAGATTGGTAACTGATTTCTGCCACAGAGCATGGGTTGATAGGGATTACTTCAATCCTACTATAGTTACGATAATCTCCATAGATTATTCTTGAACCTGGAGACGTACTGATCTGATTCTACTGATTCCCACATTCACtgggtgctctctctctcttttttttcctcatcaaaacaacagaaaatagGTTAAGACTGGAAGAACTggtgtactgtactgtatgttctGTTTAGTCTGATAGCATTATCAGGGTCAAAATATGGTCACCAAGATGTCCTTTGCCATTTCAGTCATGAGAaagatttaatattttcataaaaagatATTTTTCTATAGCCAGACAAATatgttttgctatatttattaagtatgcaatgataaaaaaatattatctatatataaaatttgaataataaaatgctcACTAAAATGTAAACCGATAGAATACACAGAATAAAAAGCAATGCTTTTGAGATATGAATTGAATATTATAACTATCGTTACTGGAATGCTTTATTAAACAAAGCCATTTtctaaattacttttatatttggcGTGGATGCatcacattattatattatattggccTGTTTACAAATGGTATGcatggttttaattaatttttttatttttactgtagcaATGATACTATATGTTGCTGCACTGTTATGTTGTAATTCAAAGGATTTGAAGGATTATTTTCCAGTTCTGAATATTTAAAtgctcaaaataaaattaaaagtcaAATTAATATTACACTATAACCCTCAATAGACACTGTGTTTTgcacacaaatgcacaaacaAGCCTTGAGCAATAACAAATGTCTCTTTCTTTTTCATCATCAGGATTTCAAACTGTCTGCTGAAGAATTTGAAGCAATATTTACCTATTATGATAAGGTCAGAAAATGGGTATATTTCTTAAGTTTGtttccttgttgttgtttttgttgtggaTTAGTTATCCACACATGACCATGACACAAAAGCATCAACACTTTAGCACTGCTATATGATACACAACCAGAAATTCACTGTTGCATCAGATACCATGTGTACATTATGGAGACGTCTTTTTCTTGTCAGTTTTCATCTGCAAGATTTATTTTTCCAAAGTGTTATGTCAGATGTTAAACTGACACTTAGAAAATGTCTTTTTAATAGGTTTATGATTTAAGATGTATGTAAAACTGCTTCTTTTTTCCCTCAACAGGATGGAAATGGTTACATTGATGAACATGAACTGGATGCACTGCTGAGAGAACTCTACCAAAAACATAAAATGGTAACTTGATGTTAGTTAGGCATTTTACATTCTGTTAAGTCTTTTAATTGAAATTGTTGCACAAAAGCTGCATGTGAAGctgcatataatatatatatatatatatatatatatatagtttaataaaaCACAGAAGCTACAATTGCAGAAATAATTGtatgaaattgttttaaatattaaattatgattattatagatactcaaaaattatatttggagttggtaagattttaatcttaaaatgaaGGTtcttacttcaaataaatgctgttcttttcatcaACTTTTTATACTTCAAAAAGTTTTCTCAAAAAGTTTTCTCTGCACCGCTGCTTTCAACATTAAATTAGAAatttttattgagcaccaaatgacactgaagactagaataatggctgctaaaaattcagcacaagagacatctttcaaaaacttaaatattgaataatacatttaaaatgacatataCACAGTCCTGCACTAATTCTGCATTTCAGCAATAAATACTGGTAGTCTGAATACATACAATACTTCTATGTGTGTCCTCCTTTAGGTTGTTGAGCCTCAGAAACTGTCTAGCTCAAAGAAGAGCATCATGGCGTTGTCTGACGGAGGAAAGCTGTTCCGCACAGAGCTGGAGATTGTGTTATGCAAGGATCCGTCAGTGTGAACTCTTGAGTTCTCAACTCTCACTTCCTTCACCCACCCTAATCTAGCCAAAGCAGGTGCATGTGGTGGCTCTGTTCCACCTCTTATCCTGTCAAAGTTAATCAGCATCCACAACGTGCTCCTCTGTCCGTGGCATGCCTTTCCCAAAGATATGGCTTCTCGATGTGTGCATCTCTTGCTTGTcttttttatgtcaaaatatgACATTGTGGTATAATAATGGATAAATGGTCTTATTCTCCTGCTTGGACCAAATCTTCAATTCAGTTTGTTACTTTATGTATGCAGCCTGCTCTCTCTccattcctctctttctctctgtctttccaaTCTTTCCCATATCTCCTTTTTTGTTCCTAGCAAGACTGTAGACTGTTCTGTTTTGCCAACACTGCTAaaagaattattgaaataaagatCAGATAATACATTTACCTtcgaaaccattctgtttttctACTTTAAAGGATCCGTCTAGCTTTTTCTATAAATAAAGGACAATTTCCATATTTACAGGTTATATTTTGCAAGATACGATTAATGCCCCTAATTTAATTATGGCTGTAACTGTTTTGGAAGCAGATAATGGTAATAACGGGCATCTATTATCATTGTTCGGATGTGCCATCTTCTCAGGCATTCTGTGATCTCATTTTCCATTTAGACAGTTCCAAACGCTGCTAACTTATCTTCGCAGGCCTGCAAGGAAAGGCGCGCATCTTCAAGCCCAAGCGAGCGCCGTAGCACAATGAAGTGTTTAGAGCTTATCTTTTTCATTTTCGTGGTAGGAATGTTCTTTGTGCATCATTAATCTCTGATACAGGATAGAATGGAAAAAGGATTGTGGTAATGCATACAGTTTTCTTGGCTTCAGCTGCTTAGTTTCACCTTGAATATCTTCCACAAAATTTTTATGCTGGTCCTGTAGGGATCAcataaattttattacattttttgagaGGAGAGGGCAAACCATGGAAACCAAGTTCCTGCAGTTGATCAACCCAGCCAAAAGGGAACTTTGGCTAATGTTCTGGTATTCCACTAACATTAATTCAACCTTCGTTCAGAATGATCTGACCTTAAGTAATGTTTTCAAAACGGTAGcaaactaaaatgttatttatacattGTTCATGGAATGTTTTTCTCCCCTAAACATTTTAGTTGAATATtcatctaaaattatttaaataaaaattttttttagttaccaattctttcagaatgttcagagaagaTTAATTCATAACAGGAACATTCTTAGAACAAATGTGTTAGTTGTGAATCCACCTATTAAATAGATGCGGAAactaaaatatgctttttaaacTGCTgaggtgtttttgttttatgatttttgttttgtgaCAGTTGTGATAGTTGCTCTGTCACTTACTGACTAGCTGTGCTACAAGACCTTGTGCAGTCTGGGAAGGCCATCAATTAAATATCAGCACTctcatatattttttaacaaacgTGTTTAAAATAAGACTTAACTCTGTATGGCCCAGCTCACAAAAAACAGCATGTGCACTTTAGACGCCTCTCGAGCACTCCAGAGAGATATAGCACTCAGGACTGAAGCAGCATACTACAGAGATGTGTGGAAACTGATGGAAACAGGCTGGAAACAAATTGGAAGGCTCAAGATAGTCCTCTAGTGGCTGATACCAAAACACCAGCATTAATGCTTTTTACACTGGTGTCATGAAGGCATTATTATATCATGATAATGCTATTCTACTCAAACAATCCATAATTTACTTTTGGATATCTAAACTTATAAATGCGGTTTATACTACATATATTACTGCTAGATGCACACCCTAGGAATCATTGAATAGGTTGTACTCTAAGAATTACTGCTTGGATTTCCCAGTCTAGACATCACATTTAATCccataattttaaaatgcatatagcAAAACCTATAGCTCAGTAATTTGACCAGTCTTGTAAGCTTTCACAAGTTAATTGGCTGAGAAATGAATATCTATTCTTCTCATAGCACTCCTTGAAAGAAATCTTTAAGGAACActccattttaaaaaaaaaagctaattttccaactcccctttAGTTAAAGAGTTGAGTTTTACagttttgaatccattcagctgatctttgggtctggcggtagcagttttagcttagcttagcacagaTCATTAAATCTGATTAGACTATTAGACCATCTCgctcaaaaaaagacaaaatagtttctatatttttcctattgaaaacttgactcttctgtagttacattgtgtacgaAGACTGACAGAAACTGAAAATGTTATGCAAggagctattggtagccagtgcaaattaaatgtaatcggagaaagtcagctgatcatcaatcataactccaaggtttctggctgtttttgaaggagttatggttgatgtgcctaactggatggtgaacttgtgatgaaacgatgggttttctggaaccacaagcagttgaagttgaaggtgatggtccttcatccagcaagaaatgtctgttagacaagctgagatgcgagaaactatcgtcggatcatcagggtggaatgagaggtagagctgagtgtcatcagcatagcagtgatatgaaaagccttgtttctgaatgacagaacctaatgatgccatgtagacagagaagagaagtggtccaggaacagagccctgaggcaccccagtatttagatgttgcgacttggacaccttACCTCTTcaagataccttgaaggacctatctgagaggtaagactcaaactactggagtgcagttcctgagatgccctttgccagcagggttgacaggaggatcaggTTGTTAACAAAGTCAAAAGCACCAGACAGATCCAGCTAGgtaagtattgaagatttggaatCCGCTCtagccagtcttagggcttcaacaactgagagcaagacaGTCTCGGTTGAATGTACATTTCTGAAGCTAGATTGGTAGCTGttcaggaggttgttctgtgagagaaaggcagagacttggttgaaccaCTCATTCAAGTCTTTTtccaatgaaaggaagaagggaaacagTCCTCTTGTTTGAATCAGGTCTCTGTCAGGGCAATGAGGTTTAGACCTAAATGACtagtaataaatgtaatgaaatcggctttgtttacTGCAGACtgacaattccagagaccaacagaaaaagaaagaagtgtGCTAGCAGACGTATGCAAAGTGCACAGGATGTTAGAATTGCGCTGCCTATAGTGCGTGAAGCGTGGTTTGCAAGTGGTAGTAATAATAGGGATATGGAAACACATATTATGAGttggtcacaaaaaaaaatacaaataaaataaatataaaaatatattacattttaacatcctAAAAAGTTATGAAAGTTATCAAAGCCCTTTTGAAgggcataaaatatatatataaaaatacaaaaagttattttacattttaataagttACAAGTTTTGTAACAATAtcctgattttactgtatttttgatcaaatatatgcagtcATGGTGGGCAAAAGATAAAAAAGATACTTTTGAACAGCATTGTGCATTGCTATGGCTTCCATAAAAGGTGAAATTCACTTTTAGCCAGTGATTTAGATCACACACTAGAGCCTGACATGTCGTTTGAGCAtcttagggttgtgggtttgatatGATTTCTTTACGGTACCACTAAACTACAGCAGAGAAAAGAAATGATCCAGGAAAAACTGAATCTGATGGCAGTAAACATTCATtccaatttaattaattttatttctattacAATTTTGTCGAATAATGTACAGTAGTGACTTTTCAAAGCCTCAGATGTTTTAAGACacaaacaagaacaaatactTCTAATAAAAGAGAGAGAACCAGCAGTTCTTTCTCTCTCATACTCTATAGGTCATTCccataatagaaataaaaatatacagtgaAAATTAAATAGAATCATGCTTTAACTTCTTGATTCCCAAAGACCAATGACCCTACATCCAATTTCATAATGAACAGTATGTCAGCTCACCGAGACCAAGCTTTTACACTCCCATTCGTAAAACTATGATTTATAGCTGCTACATAGAAGGACTGTGGTAAAGATTATGcacattttcatttacaaaataaCTGGAAATTAAGTTTCTGTGTGAACCGACAGCTCATGATGACACTATCTCCAAATTCATTTGCAGTCTTTTAAAACGAAGAAGTCACTTCATTATGGAGGTTCGACAGCGCAAGTTCCCTTTAGCACATTTATAAGGCTCCAGCTCAGTCCTGTCCCACATCTTTATCAGTGGTTTTGCTGTGGTTTGGTCGATTATTCAGTGCAAGCTGCATTGCCCAGATGCTCAAAGGTCTCATATAAGCGAGAGAGCGGTAAATGCCTTTCTCACAGTATGCTTCAGGAGTCTGGAAGGCCATTCCCATTCGCTCCCATACAGCGCGGTAACAGCCTTCAGCAGTGCGCATTCCCTCTTCTATCATGCCCTGGGAAAAAACACAGTATTAGGAGTTAATTAACAGGTTGACTTCATATGGAACCTGGCGATATGATCTTAGGTTTGATTACCTCATGTATCATTGTAGCTGCTAATCCGTACACTACTCCCACCCAAACCTCATCTGATTGGACACTGGAATGATCAGGCACACCCTCTGGCCTCATCCCATTCACCGCACCCATCTGCCCGCCTGAAAAGCTCATAACATTGAGGTCAAACACTGACTTCAGCGCACTACAGATTTTCTCCTTGGGAAAAGCCTGCGTAGAGAAATAGATGTAGAAAATGATTGTTAGTTCCCATCCATAGTCCACTTCTGGGGTCTAAGTGACTCATACAAAATAATgtaatagcattttatttatttatttgttaattttaaaatgttactttggAAAACTTTACAGTGAGGTTCAATTATTTGCTGTtaggtatcatgaactaacaatgaacaatacttctattgcaattcatattaattcattttaatataaatcttTAAACAATTCCATTTGTagaaatgaacacttttttttgttgttgttgctttttttttttaagaaatgtatcttataaaaacatttacaattttacaaaagaCTGTTCAAGTATCTGCTCATCAAAGAATCTCTTCATCACACTTCATTTAGCAGCAAAACCATTTCCAACTGTGATGacaatagtaatagtaaatgtttcttgagcaccaaatcagcatattagaataatttagaCTTAGAATAATAAagaaccatgtgacactgaagtaatggttgctaaagattcagctttgccataaaaggaatgttgcattatatatatatatatatatatatatatatacatacataaactccttaaatgcaataacatttcacattattactattttacaacttttttattaaaataaatacagccttagcaagcataaagaaaaatctttcaaaataattgttaaatgaaCATTATGTGGTAAAAATGCAGCCAAATGGTGATCATATTAAAAACATTCTGGTAAAATGTTTTTCAGACCTGGTAGTCATCATCCCCAAGTCCAGACGCCCTGAGAAACCAATGGCCTGCACACTGGTCTGACATTACACTGTTAGACAGGCTCCGTCCACTGCTGTCATAGTTGTAGTATTTGCCtttcagagaaagagaaacacatttcATGGGGggaaatgaatgcattaatttgaATGTGGTTGCTGGAAGACAAGATTCATTTTAAACAGGCACGGTGTATGCTTACACTTACCATTCCACAGGAGTTTGTCAAAGGCTGCTTTTCCTCTCTCCAAAATGTCTCTGTAGCGTTGATAAACAGACTCGCAATTCAGCACACGTGCCATTTTACACATCATGCACACTGACGCCAGCCACAGACCACCACAGTATGCACTGGAAGACCACACAGGGATGTTATGACTTATGTCAAGATACAGGatttacaaatatacatttaaaataaaaaacataatttatataatctgagaaatttgaatatatatatataatttttaaataaattaaataaaaacttccTGAGTCCTAACCTGGGTCCTGTCACCTTCCATCCATCATATGTTTGGTCGGCATAGCCAGAGTTTTCTATCAGCCCATCACCATCCTTATCAAATTTCAACTCTGTTTCCATGACTGTCTAAATAAGCCAGAACATCAGATATTTGAGTAATGTCACTTTACATTTGCATATGTAGAGTATATAATTTTTCACGAAATACTACAATACAATAGAGAAAGACTCACCTGGCATATGGGCCACATATCCTTCAGATACTGCTCATCCTGGGTCAGGTAATAGTCTCGGTACACCTGCAGCACGAATTTCAGGTTCAGATCCTTCCAGTCAGCTGTATCGTGGATCATGTATGCATTGGCACGAACCCATGGCTCATCATCTGTTTGAAATCAAAGAGTAGGTTTTATTGACATATTAACAAAATGAGgtgaataattttgaaaaaactaGGAGATATTGTAGCGGCAATAACACCACTCAAATGTGTTTCCAATAATTTAACAATTCATTATGCAAGAAAAAATTATTATGGGGTTCAAGATGATCAATTTCTATTTTAGGTgaactttctttctctctttaaaAAATGTGACTAGTGACTTCATGGTATCCTAGTATGTACAACTCACCAGGGTCTCCAATGTCATGAGGTACAACGCCCCTGGTCTTGACTGGTGAGTATTGGCCATTCATTAGATTTAACCTCTCTGTAGGATCGTGCTGAACGACGCTACCAGCTGAATatgaaagagagagggggaaagtATAATTAAACAGAGAGAATGCAAAACAGTATGATAAAAAAATCtgctaattaatttaaaacacaaaatactaaaaataatttttttataattaattcatatacagtacattaaatgTTCAAATGTGAGTTTAGCTTACCAATATCATACTGCACACTCAGAGCCAGCTTGGGCCAGAGCATGATGAGAGCGAATGAAGCATAGAAGTGCACATCATATGTGTTATACATCCTGTACTCCTGACCTGGAGCGAGAGACAAAGAATTATTGATCACCTCGATTTAAACTGTAATGAACATTCACTGTATAATGAACTGAGATCTAAAGTGTaattctaaatttaatctaaaactattaaaattaattttcagtatatgaaataaagctgaaattaaataaaatatacattttagatgaaaaatgttaaatagattttttttatgttaccttggcaactaacaaaaataaacaactttTAGTTGAAGTACTACAATTACtaatagtgaaataaaaaaaacaaataaaaattacaaaacacaaactaaaactggaaataaaaaaataaaagctaattctaaatgaatactataatagtatataaataacaccAAAATAACATAGAATACAACTCAGCAGCAGCAGATTTCCTCTCAGCAATGctggttatatttttttatcatgttttttgtACATGACATACATAATTATATACACATATCAAATGTTCTAAacatgttttaaacaaatatcGAGTTTAGTTTGCATGTTAAGTTAATGTTGAATGTTACAGCCCAACTCTCTTACCCTCTAGGTAAGCGAAGCGGCCGTAATCCTTGACCACTTCAGGCTGCGCTGGAAGCCCCCCATCCTCAGGACGAAGCCCACCGCTGATGTCAGCATCCTCTGGAAGCTCCACCCACACGGTTCCACCATCCACAACAAAGTACAGCTCATTAAACAGAGCGGACTTATACCAAGACGGAAGAGACCtaaaaacaacactgtgtttaaGTCTACTGGTGGTGAAACATACACAGAATGGATGCTGAAATACATTAAGTGaacatttatatttcacacaatatttagtaatattttgacATGCCCTCAAGCTTGATATTTTTCATGGAAAAATGACATGTCTTTTTACCCATCCTGTAGAATCGGCCTCTGCCACTCATCAATGCTCTCCTCCCATTTACTGTAGTGTGTGAGCGCGTAGTGAGACAGAGACGGGGCAGCGTCTCCTTTGCTGCCGTAATAACGTGTGTATCTCCTGAAAACAAACATCACACAAATAATGTGATTCTTTCACAGTGTCAAAGGGTTTTATTTCATCATTTCAAATGCAATTATATAGTTtataaacaaaattaagcatATTTCTAGGACCATTAAAAGCTCTAATAACAATTGAGCACATTTCCCGCAATTCCCATTAATGTAATGCACTAAAGTCATTAATGTTATGCAAACTAAAACAAtgacattatttaatttgtaacatttatgCATCATTGTCTCCTGGATTCTCGGAGATAAAACAAATGAACATTGCTGCTCTAATACGAATGTGTAAGAAGCACAAATGTGGCCCTGTGCTGAACTTGATGACTGTTGACTCAAACCCTTCCTTTCATGAAGTTTGTAAGTAAACAGTACTTCTTTTTATACACCGGCACATCACTTCCTTTTAAAATCTCATGAAATTGCATTCAAGTCTCCTATTGAAAGAGGAAGTATGGCAAGACACATCAAATTGTGTGTCTCTTTCAAGCCCTTAgttatttcataattaatatttttctcaGGCAAGAGAACAGCTGTAAATCAATAATGCACGTATCtgttaacagttattttagtCAACATTTGATAGTTTAGGAACATAAACTATCATTCAAAACTTGCAGTTGATCAATTTTGTTCATATTGTTGAAGGAAGCCACTTCAGCtgcatttgaaatggaaataatgtaaaatatgattacttttttaattatattttaatatattttaaaatgtatttaattcctgtgatggcaatgctGAAAGAAAATACTCTTACTGAccctaagcttttgaatggtagtgtatatagcattgatgatacatttttcttcaaTCGTTAAAATAGTTATGCATCATGGTCTTACTCATCTGGATTCACTGAACTGAAACAAATAGTCCCTCCATAACTTATCATGctgttcacataaaaatgaacaattgtTCAACTTTTCTGAAAATAGgccaaaaatattgatgactcatgttactctacatatatttttgtccaatcaaatgctctctagagtGAGAATGTCCCTCCCAATAACAACTAACAAACCATTAATCATgactgtgatgtatttatcatttGCATGAAATTTGACCTATTCTGCATGTAAACATACCTTTCATATATTCTTTCTCTGGAGCCAAATGTGATTTTTGGCATATCCCAGGCCAAACTGAACTCCACACTGTTGTGACTGTTAGCAGGCACGGAGCAGCTCACAGCCAGGGCTGCTGCCACTTCCTCCCCTTTCTGTGTGGGTGGGCTGGAGTCCTTAGGCGAGTCGAGCCGTCCATCAGTCATGAGGTCACTCCACAGAGCACCACAGGTTCCCTTTGGGCTGAACGCCGTCTGGTGACTGATCTCTTGGCCAGACTAAAATAAAGCGAAACTTTAAATAAAGAGAGGAAGAACAacagctgcctacctagacacaCTTCAAGGGATAATTCaattgaaaaaatttaaattctgtcaccACTAATTCACTATTACGTCATTCCAAAAatgtatgacattctttcttcaACAGAGCTTAAAAGAAGATTATCTGAAGAATGTTTTAACCATTTTTTCCCATAAAATGAACATCAGtgtggtccaaaacaacactgaattcCATCAATATATCTTCATCAACAGTTTAAGCtgtctttaaataattttttctcaataaaacatttaaagagcaGTCATATGGTATTAGCAGTATCTTTGCACAGTTTATTGTGGTGAACCACAGCAATCAGTCACCCTTGCAAAGCTCTTATTTGCACAGAGAAACAGGAGCTCACACAGTATAGTGATGTTATGGTGAAACCTGTTTAGCAGAGTGCTTTTGTCTGTGCACTGCAAGTTGTTTTCATGCGTTTACTACAGGCAAAACCTGCTGCTTCTAGATTTACACTGGTGCATTACCTTTTCTCTTGCAGCCATACACAGAGTGTAAGGGTTGACGGGCGTCTGGTGATGCAGTAACACCCCAGACACAGATTCTCCGTCTTTTTCCAGGCAAAATGGTTCATTCCAGTGGCCCCCACTCTTATCGTCTTTATGTCCAGACCCATTAACCATTGTGAACATGATG
Protein-coding sequences here:
- the gba2 gene encoding non-lysosomal glucosylceramidase, with product MDLNDSTSLAELMSRYVSTETGFGVPKDGWRICLAHEFKEKRKPFQAKDVSLSNMIEHLSLGVRYLRWWYRKTQVEKKAPFIDMFRALPLKQIYGAPLGGIGGGSITRGWRGDFCRWQLNPGMYHYKTVIANQFTVCLRRGGQTVYQQVLSMERPPTLQGWNWGYCGEYAFYHALYPRAWTVYHLPGQNVTLTCRQVSPVIPHDYKDSSLPVAVFVWDIENKNDYALDVSIMFTMVNGSGHKDDKSGGHWNEPFCLEKDGESVSGVLLHHQTPVNPYTLCMAAREKSGQEISHQTAFSPKGTCGALWSDLMTDGRLDSPKDSSPPTQKGEEVAAALAVSCSVPANSHNSVEFSLAWDMPKITFGSRERIYERRYTRYYGSKGDAAPSLSHYALTHYSKWEESIDEWQRPILQDGSLPSWYKSALFNELYFVVDGGTVWVELPEDADISGGLRPEDGGLPAQPEVVKDYGRFAYLEGQEYRMYNTYDVHFYASFALIMLWPKLALSVQYDIAGSVVQHDPTERLNLMNGQYSPVKTRGVVPHDIGDPDDEPWVRANAYMIHDTADWKDLNLKFVLQVYRDYYLTQDEQYLKDMWPICQTVMETELKFDKDGDGLIENSGYADQTYDGWKVTGPSAYCGGLWLASVCMMCKMARVLNCESVYQRYRDILERGKAAFDKLLWNGKYYNYDSSGRSLSNSVMSDQCAGHWFLRASGLGDDDYQAFPKEKICSALKSVFDLNVMSFSGGQMGAVNGMRPEGVPDHSSVQSDEVWVGVVYGLAATMIHEGMIEEGMRTAEGCYRAVWERMGMAFQTPEAYCEKGIYRSLAYMRPLSIWAMQLALNNRPNHSKTTDKDVGQD